In Penaeus monodon isolate SGIC_2016 chromosome 8, NSTDA_Pmon_1, whole genome shotgun sequence, one DNA window encodes the following:
- the LOC119575887 gene encoding LOW QUALITY PROTEIN: astacin-like metalloprotease toxin 5 (The sequence of the model RefSeq protein was modified relative to this genomic sequence to represent the inferred CDS: substituted 1 base at 1 genomic stop codon), with protein sequence MPKSEIDQREKQENREDDLYLFHRLLKAFDTVIDDKLYSLRPWPDTTILFRFNEQVSKQVRSRFLSAINIMQNLTCIQFKEVFSAPFNQSYVEVRQPKDRCYSTIGFRKIAIMNISSGPCSKIPVIIHELMHVLGFHHMHXRSDRSNYVDILEDNIRPVALLNFRISHTETFGIPYNVESVLHYGPFAFTNDENSATIIPLRKVDRKMLHRRKFGRYMGQRDQITLHDIARINRMYHCTNHYLGNNITGAVPYEKWIREGDN encoded by the exons AtgcctaaatctgaaattgatcagagagaaaaacaggagaaCAGAGAAGATGACCTATacctgtttcatcgattactgaaagcttttgatactgttatcgACGATA AATTATACAGTCTGAGGCCTTGGCCCGACACTACAATCCTGTTCAGGTTCAATGAACAAGTTTCAAAACAAGTCCGGTCACGATTTTTATCTGCAATCAATATTATGCAAAATTTGACCTGCATTCAATTTAAAGAAGTGTTCTCTGCACCCTTCAACCAGTCTTACGTTGAGGTCAGACAGCCGAAAGACAGATGTTATTCCACCATCGGCTTTAGAAAGATCGCTATTATGAATATTTCCAGCGGCCCCTGCTCGAAGATCCCCGTCATCATCCACGAGCTGATGCACGTCCTCGGCTTCCACCACATGCATTAGCGCTCTGACAGATCTAACTATGTCGATATCTTAGAAGATAACATTCGCCCAGTAGCGCTGTTGAATTTTAGAATATCCCACACGGAGACGTTTGGAATACCTTATAACGTAGAGTCTGTCTTGCACTATGGACCGTTCGCCTTTACCAATGACGAGAATAGCGCCACTATTATTCCTCTCCGTAAGGTAGACAGGAAAATGTTGCACAGACGGAAGTTCGGCAGGTACATGGGtcagcgagatcagataacactGCATGATATTGCTCGCATAAACCGCATGTACCATTGTACCAACCACTACCTCGGGAACAACATCACCGGTGCAGTGCCCTACGAGAAGTGGATCAGGGAGGGCGATAAttag